In Electrophorus electricus isolate fEleEle1 chromosome 6, fEleEle1.pri, whole genome shotgun sequence, a single genomic region encodes these proteins:
- the fbxw5 gene encoding F-box/WD repeat-containing protein 5, translated as MASPGLPDSLVLEIFLHLPHATVLRAGQTCLQWFAVSRDEFLWRELFYTYYRIPRSVPRHPAAVSWYREFKRLYDCIPCVEVQVLKEHHDQVLHLAFSHRGHRFSSCSKDCTVKLWDTEHPDGDISLVHSASMRQFNWGYTQFSQFNSDDTLLLVSGVYLGPQPSSSGEIAVLSLENYTLLSRVRNKPYDVFGCWLNETHLISGNLHWIGNMTSCTVLWLNKAFQDIESENVNVVKRLFKIQNINASTIRTVMVARCGRHDSPDLLLDYEAQSQAQQHSDSREHQPLLFDLGTSDSEDTDKDEQEEEEGEWGEKKCTTHLPHFGPSGLEHIRHGLRGTAQERELEARVAKLMGSRRTKAPDPSMMAPTSPGEGEDKTYLLFTTGSLTYSPHQIGIKRIMPDQMTTCGPVLGEERSTEEFFDSLDHVIDIHGHIIGMGLSPDHRYLYVNSRAWPTGCVISDPMSPPPIAEEIDLHVIDLKSLREERRSLRAHRAFTPNNECFFIFLDVSRDFVASGAEDKHGYIWDRHYNICLARLQHEDVVNSVAFSPADQELLLSASDDSTIKVWRSPRMVRLAQSPSRRPRPRNLLSSLLTHRNTTSRDNGNP; from the exons ATGGCGAGTCCTGGCCTGCCAGACAGCCTGGTGCTGGAGATCTTCCTGCATCTGCCCCATGCTACCGTGCTGAGGGCCGGCCAGACATGCCTCCAGTGGTTCGCTGTGTCCCGGGACGAGTTCCTGTGGAGGGAGCTATTCTACACCTACTACCGCATCCCACGCTCTGTGCCCCGCCACCCAG CGGCTGTGTCGTGGTACAGGGAATTTAAGCGGCTCTATGACTGCATCCCCTGCGTGGAGGTGCAAGTGCTGAAGGAGCACCATGATCAGGTCCTGCACCTGGCCTTTTCTCACCGGGGACATCgattctcctcctgctccaagGACTGTACGGTCAAG CTTTGGGACACTGAGCATCCAGACGGTGACATCTCCCTGGTGCACAGTGCCAGCATGCGGCAGTTTAACTGGGGATACACACAGTTCTCACAGTTCAACAGCGACGACACCCTCCTGCTGGTGTCTGGGGTCTACCTGGGCCCCCAACCCTCCTCCTCCGGTGAAATAGCTGTCCTCAGCTTAG AGAACTACACATTGCTGTCAAGAGTCAGGAATAAGCCCTATGACGTTTTTGGATGCTGGCTGAATGAGACTCACCTGATCTCTGGCAACCTGCACTGGATCGGCAACATGACTTCCTGCACAGTGCTTTGGCTCAACAAAGCATTCCAG GACATAGAGTCGGAGAACGTCAATGTGGTCAAGCGGCTCTTCAAGATCCAAAACATCAATGCCAGCACCATCCGCACTGTGATGGTGGCCCGTTGCGGCCGACACGACTCACCTGACCTGCTGCTGGACTATGAGGCCCAGTCGCAAGCCCAGCAGCACAGCGACTCACGGGAGCACCAGCCCCTGCTCTTTGATTTGGGAACTTCCGACAGTGAGGACACCGACAAAGatgagcaggaggaggaagagggcgagTGGGGCGAGAAGAAGTGCACGACGCACCTGCCCCACTTTGGCCCGTCTGGACTGGAGCACATCAGACAT GGCCTTCGCGGTACAGCACAGGAGCGGGAGCTGGAGGCGCGGGTGGCAAAGTTGATGGGAAGCAGACGCACCAAAGCCCCAGACCCCAGCATGATGGCCCCCACCAGTCCTGGGGAAGGAGAGGACAAGACCTATCTACTGTTCACTACTGGCAGCCTTACATACTCGCCCCACCAAATAG GTATTAAGCGAATCATGCCTGATCAGATGACAACATGTGGGCCGGTGTTGGGGGAAGAACGCAGCACTGAGGAATTCTTTGACTCACTTGATCACGTGATCGACATTCACGGCCACATAATCGGCATGGGCCTTTCACCAGACCACAG GTACCTGTACGTGAACAGCCGAGCGTGGCCAACAGGCTGCGTGATCTCCGACCCCATGTCCCCTCCACCCATCGCCGAGGAGATAGACCTGCATGTGATCGACCTGAAGAGCCTGCGAGAGGAGCGGCGCAGCCTCCGTGCCCATCGAGCCTTCACCCCCAACAACGAGTGCTTCTTCATCTTCCTCGATGTCAGCCGGGACTTTGTGGCCAG CGGTGCTGAAGACAAACATGGCTATATTTGGGACCGCCACTACAATATCTGCCTGGCTCGCCTGCAGCACGAGGATGTGGTCAACTCAGTCGCGTTCAGCCCTGCGGACCAggagctgctgctctctgccaGCGATGACTCCACGATCAAGGTGTGGCGTTCGCCACGCATGGTGCGCCTGGCCCAGAGCCCATCGCGACGTCCCAGGCCTCGcaacctcctctcctccctgctgACCCACAGGAACACTACATCTAGAGACAATGGCAATCCCTGA